From Paenibacillus sp. V4I7, one genomic window encodes:
- a CDS encoding GntR family transcriptional regulator, which yields MLELDTKPLYMKILSDLKEKIRSGEYVPEQQLPTEVELAMQYGVSRITSKRALIELEREGMIYRKRGSGSYVKYPEEAVDTGIPNATNPIIAMILPYMATSELDYIKGAHDYLDSKGYYLSIHNSNWRKEKEKEILAKVPKSGLSGIILYPISTISNIDVINALYWNDYPIVTIDQYFDSLPISSVVSDNFEGGYLTAKRLIELGHERIAFVSSVSIEYRSSVRDRYLGYCKALKDHKMSIDSDLVLTDFYRELSGANAKGFYKSLIAKLRHMKVTALQVEHDHLAVELLKTALDMGIGVPEQLSIAGFDDHEIARHVEVPLSSVGQDYYSIGRQAAEIIIRRIENADTEQYKIKTPVRWVERESTGPRPNPYTTDLPAIQL from the coding sequence GTGTTGGAATTGGATACTAAACCGCTTTATATGAAAATTTTGAGCGATTTGAAAGAAAAGATTAGATCAGGGGAGTATGTGCCTGAACAGCAGCTTCCGACCGAAGTAGAGCTTGCGATGCAGTACGGCGTCAGCCGGATTACTTCCAAACGCGCCTTGATCGAGTTGGAGCGGGAAGGCATGATCTACCGCAAACGTGGCAGCGGAAGCTACGTGAAATATCCGGAAGAGGCTGTTGATACGGGTATTCCAAACGCAACGAACCCCATCATCGCAATGATTTTGCCTTATATGGCTACAAGTGAGCTTGATTATATCAAAGGTGCCCATGATTACTTGGACTCCAAAGGTTATTATTTGAGCATACACAACAGCAACTGGAGAAAAGAAAAAGAAAAAGAGATACTTGCTAAGGTGCCGAAAAGCGGCCTGAGCGGTATCATCTTGTATCCAATTAGCACCATCAGCAACATCGATGTGATCAATGCACTCTATTGGAACGATTATCCGATTGTGACGATCGATCAATATTTCGATAGCTTGCCTATCAGCAGTGTCGTATCCGACAACTTTGAAGGTGGGTATCTGACGGCCAAAAGATTGATTGAACTCGGGCACGAACGGATCGCTTTTGTTTCCAGTGTCAGCATTGAATACCGCAGTTCTGTAAGAGACAGGTACCTAGGTTATTGTAAAGCGCTAAAAGACCATAAGATGTCAATCGATTCTGATCTCGTGCTAACGGATTTCTATCGTGAGCTGAGTGGGGCAAACGCGAAAGGATTTTACAAATCGTTGATTGCGAAATTGAGGCATATGAAGGTTACCGCTCTTCAGGTCGAGCATGACCATCTTGCTGTCGAACTGCTCAAAACAGCTTTGGATATGGGGATTGGCGTTCCCGAACAGCTATCCATAGCAGGCTTTGACGACCATGAAATAGCCAGGCATGTCGAAGTTCCATTATCTTCGGTCGGCCAAGACTATTACTCGATTGGGCGCCAAGCGGCGGAAATCATCATTCGGAGGATTGAGAACGCCGATACCGAACAATACAAAATTAAAACTCCGGTACGATGGGTTGAACGCGAATCCACTGGGCCACGCCCGAATCCATATACGACGGATCTGCCAGCCATACAACTATAA